One Thomasclavelia spiroformis DSM 1552 DNA window includes the following coding sequences:
- the tagD gene encoding glycerol-3-phosphate cytidylyltransferase: MKKVITYGTFDLFHVGHLNIIKRAKALGDYLVVAVSSDEFNAQKGKKAYHCDQDHKLILEAIRYVDEVIFEESWDQKINDIKEHDIDVFVMGDDWEGKFDYLKEYCEVVYLPRTEGISTTKIKDDLHKC, encoded by the coding sequence ATGAAAAAGGTTATTACATATGGAACATTTGATTTATTTCATGTAGGACATTTGAATATTATTAAAAGAGCTAAAGCTTTAGGAGATTATTTAGTGGTTGCTGTTAGCTCAGATGAATTTAATGCTCAAAAGGGGAAAAAAGCATATCATTGTGATCAAGATCATAAATTGATTCTTGAAGCAATTAGATATGTTGATGAAGTGATTTTTGAAGAATCATGGGATCAAAAAATAAATGATATAAAAGAGCATGATATTGATGTTTTTGTTATGGGCGATGATTGGGAAGGTAAGTTTGATTATTTAAAAGAATATTGTGAAGTTGTGTATTTACCACGTACTGAAGGTATTTCTACAACTAAAATTAAAGACGATTTACATAAATGTTAA
- a CDS encoding LicD family protein translates to MNNQIYSSEELKQIQRVEYELLVEVKKVCEAHNIEYFLIGGTTLGAIRHKGFIPWDDDIDIGMTRANYEKFLKLAPLFLKDKYQLQTPNNDKNIPYFYSKIRINDTIFMEYCNRKINMHHGIYIDVFPFDIVPDDDVEYKKMFDEFQHLIRLYSLRQIPDLASKPSSLLGIIKYFIRKILHFILKIIPADFFKRKLYKVATQYNDSNNSSYCCLNFPIFKTEYIKKEDLYPLRNHKFVMDFFPIPNNYNQYLKTHYGDYMKLPEEDKQIGHKPYKIKVNDK, encoded by the coding sequence ATGAATAATCAAATTTATTCTAGTGAAGAGTTAAAACAAATACAAAGAGTAGAATACGAATTATTGGTAGAAGTAAAAAAGGTATGTGAAGCTCACAACATAGAATATTTTTTAATAGGTGGAACAACTTTGGGAGCAATACGACATAAAGGTTTTATACCATGGGATGATGATATAGATATAGGGATGACAAGGGCTAATTATGAAAAATTTTTGAAATTAGCCCCACTTTTCTTAAAAGATAAATATCAATTACAAACACCAAATAATGATAAAAATATACCATATTTTTATTCTAAAATTAGAATCAATGATACTATTTTTATGGAGTATTGTAATCGTAAAATTAATATGCATCATGGGATATACATAGATGTTTTTCCATTTGATATTGTTCCTGATGATGATGTTGAATATAAAAAGATGTTTGATGAATTTCAACATTTAATTAGATTATATTCATTAAGACAAATTCCAGATTTAGCATCAAAACCTAGTAGTTTATTAGGAATAATAAAGTATTTTATAAGAAAAATACTTCATTTTATTTTAAAGATTATACCTGCTGATTTTTTCAAAAGGAAATTATATAAAGTAGCAACACAGTATAATGACAGTAATAATAGTTCTTACTGTTGTTTGAATTTTCCTATTTTTAAAACTGAATATATAAAAAAAGAGGATTTGTATCCTTTAAGAAATCATAAATTTGTAATGGATTTTTTTCCGATTCCAAATAATTATAATCAATATCTAAAAACTCATTATGGTGATTATATGAAATTACCAGAAGAAGATAAACAAATTGGACATAAACCATATAAGATTAAGGTTAATGATAAATAA
- a CDS encoding glycosyltransferase family 4 protein, with protein MEKYKVIVAHPGKQHSFRLASSLKKSGILYKYMTTIYYKNDSMLLNFLKKILSLNEKARIENRRNNDLADSDVVELYKFRGLVEIFLARFDKSRKIYTKWQQLTSDAFGRKVARFAIKYNVDAVINYDTNAYKCFEILEKKAPSILRIMDVSAANRLYMKDIYEKDFKLSGEFAKKLKEERFFLWNENSCDRLNKEIKLAHKFLVPSNFVKESLLFSGVKEDNIKICPYGTNFNITTSKKNNSFHIPLKAIYVGNVTEMKGIYYLLEAFLEIPKEKVELTVVGHYDNSDGLFDRYFQHINFIGRVNHAKVKEFLDNSDIFVFPSLGEGLSLSVLEALSCGLPCIVSKNSGANDAIIDGKNGFVIDIQSQKQIKEKVLWFLENKDLIPNMRMNAINSVKEYSWDLYNIKMSTIIMDWLNEKNKKVEVL; from the coding sequence ATGGAAAAATATAAAGTAATTGTGGCACATCCTGGGAAGCAACATTCATTTAGGCTTGCATCATCACTAAAAAAAAGTGGAATATTATATAAGTATATGACAACTATTTACTATAAAAATGATTCAATGCTATTAAATTTTTTGAAAAAAATACTTAGTTTAAATGAAAAGGCTAGAATTGAAAATAGAAGAAATAATGATTTAGCTGATTCTGATGTAGTAGAATTATATAAATTTAGAGGATTAGTAGAAATATTTTTAGCAAGGTTTGATAAATCTAGAAAGATATATACAAAATGGCAACAACTGACCTCAGACGCATTTGGTAGAAAAGTGGCAAGATTTGCTATCAAATACAATGTTGATGCGGTTATTAATTATGATACTAATGCTTATAAATGTTTTGAAATTTTAGAAAAAAAAGCTCCATCCATATTAAGAATAATGGATGTTAGTGCGGCCAATAGGTTATATATGAAAGATATATATGAAAAAGATTTTAAATTATCAGGTGAATTTGCAAAAAAATTAAAAGAAGAAAGATTTTTTTTATGGAATGAAAATAGTTGTGATAGGTTAAATAAAGAAATTAAATTAGCACATAAATTTTTAGTTCCTTCAAACTTTGTAAAAGAATCTTTATTATTTAGTGGTGTGAAAGAGGATAATATTAAAATCTGTCCTTATGGGACAAATTTTAATATTACTACAAGTAAAAAAAATAATTCTTTTCATATTCCTTTAAAAGCAATATATGTCGGTAATGTGACAGAGATGAAAGGCATATATTATTTATTAGAAGCTTTTTTAGAAATTCCTAAAGAAAAAGTAGAATTAACAGTTGTTGGTCATTATGACAATAGTGATGGATTGTTTGATAGATATTTTCAACATATAAATTTTATAGGAAGAGTTAATCATGCTAAAGTTAAAGAGTTTTTAGATAATTCGGATATTTTTGTATTTCCTTCTCTAGGAGAAGGGTTAAGTTTATCTGTTTTAGAAGCACTATCATGTGGGTTACCGTGTATTGTTAGTAAAAATAGTGGAGCAAATGATGCTATTATTGATGGCAAAAATGGTTTTGTAATAGATATTCAAAGTCAAAAACAAATTAAAGAAAAGGTATTATGGTTTTTGGAAAATAAAGATTTAATTCCAAATATGAGGATGAATGCAATCAATTCTGTTAAAGAATATTCATGGGATTTATATAATATTAAAATGAGTACTATTATAATGGATTGGTTAAATGAAAAAAATAAAAAGGTGGAAGTATTATGA
- a CDS encoding SGNH/GDSL hydrolase family protein: MEEEIIKIAIFGDSISEGIGSRKINYSNFLKEKIEDKGLKCKIYNYAYTGTTIKYMETLESEWKSKYYDYVIIFYGNVDGMLRPNQLHKPNYFKYLPKRYKQNGMLNPRPYFSSNKYKRFIQKLDSNFRCFLNKLLLNLQGTTVLCDIDTFENIYKKYLEYFKEVDTNVITISTVYVDDKYFPGTNFKYLKYNSIIKNLSINFDNVKFIDMYKYSKFYLNDDFYYEDYFHPNENGYKKIAQLIFNNIYLINNSK, encoded by the coding sequence TTGGAAGAAGAAATAATCAAAATTGCCATTTTTGGTGATAGTATAAGTGAGGGAATTGGTAGTAGAAAAATTAATTATAGTAATTTTTTAAAAGAAAAAATCGAAGACAAAGGCTTGAAATGTAAAATATATAATTATGCATACACGGGGACTACTATAAAATATATGGAAACATTAGAGTCTGAGTGGAAATCAAAATACTATGATTATGTAATTATTTTTTATGGTAATGTAGACGGAATGTTAAGGCCAAATCAATTGCATAAACCAAATTATTTTAAATATTTACCTAAAAGATATAAACAAAATGGAATGTTAAATCCTAGGCCATATTTTTCTTCAAATAAATATAAAAGATTCATCCAAAAACTTGATTCAAATTTTCGGTGTTTTTTAAATAAATTGCTTTTGAATTTACAAGGAACAACAGTTTTATGTGATATTGATACATTTGAGAATATATATAAGAAATATTTAGAATATTTTAAGGAAGTGGATACAAATGTTATTACTATTTCCACTGTATATGTAGATGATAAATATTTTCCAGGGACAAATTTTAAGTATTTGAAGTATAATTCTATTATTAAAAATTTATCTATAAATTTTGATAATGTAAAATTTATTGACATGTATAAATATTCAAAATTTTATTTAAATGATGATTTTTACTACGAAGATTATTTTCATCCTAATGAAAATGGATATAAAAAAATAGCTCAATTAATATTCAATAACATTTATTTAATTAATAATAGCAAATAG
- a CDS encoding flippase has translation MNKIIKNYIYNIIYQFFLIIIPLITAPYLTRVMSPEYLGKYGYINSVISIITTVGLLGLNSYGYRQIAYDRNDKHKVSKTFSEIYILRIVLLIIISIFYFLIISSSEDMIYYLIQYLLIVAQFIDISWVFIGFEDLGIVTLRNFVAKIITVIGIFLFVKENEDLWIYFMTFSLTTLITTISIYNRLKKYVSFSFYYIRDIFFHLIPSIKLFIPQIATLLYLQFDKVMLLQITSSASQVAYYDYADKIINIPLALITALGTVMMPRLSNLYSNHEVESISIYVTKTLKFALFLSMPMMIGIFVISKQFIPWYLGSEYTFVINTLCFLSPMIILNALNNIFGTQYLTATNKTKILTVAYYGAATINILLNFLLIPKYGCIGAAIATIICLLFAVCFQFYYINKQIRLSICLKNGMINLFNSLIMGILIVIVTYGMNATIFTTFFQVILGIVIYMLISYLTKDEMLLYILDEGRKIFWKKK, from the coding sequence ATGAATAAGATAATAAAAAATTATATATATAATATAATATATCAGTTTTTTTTGATAATAATTCCTTTGATTACTGCGCCTTATTTGACAAGAGTAATGAGTCCTGAATATTTAGGAAAATATGGTTATATAAATTCTGTTATTAGTATTATAACAACTGTAGGATTACTAGGATTAAATAGTTATGGCTATAGACAAATAGCATATGATAGAAATGATAAGCATAAAGTATCTAAAACTTTTTCTGAAATTTATATATTAAGAATTGTATTGTTGATTATCATATCTATTTTTTATTTTCTTATCATATCTTCTTCAGAAGATATGATATATTATTTAATTCAATATTTATTAATAGTAGCACAATTTATTGATATTTCTTGGGTGTTTATTGGGTTTGAAGATTTGGGAATTGTAACATTAAGAAATTTTGTAGCTAAAATTATTACAGTTATTGGAATATTTTTATTTGTTAAAGAAAATGAAGACTTATGGATATATTTTATGACATTTTCTTTAACAACTTTAATTACAACAATATCTATTTATAACAGACTGAAAAAATACGTTTCGTTTTCATTTTACTATATAAGAGATATATTTTTTCATTTAATACCATCAATAAAATTATTTATACCACAAATTGCTACATTATTATATTTGCAATTCGATAAAGTAATGCTACTACAAATAACTTCTTCTGCTTCTCAAGTGGCATATTATGATTATGCTGATAAAATAATAAATATACCTCTAGCACTGATCACTGCATTAGGTACAGTAATGATGCCGAGATTATCTAATTTATATTCAAATCATGAAGTTGAATCAATATCTATTTATGTTACAAAGACACTAAAGTTTGCATTATTTTTATCTATGCCAATGATGATAGGAATTTTTGTTATTTCTAAACAATTTATTCCTTGGTATTTGGGATCTGAATATACTTTTGTAATAAATACTTTGTGTTTTTTATCACCAATGATTATTTTAAATGCCTTGAACAATATATTTGGAACACAATATTTAACAGCTACAAATAAAACGAAAATTTTAACAGTTGCATATTATGGAGCAGCTACAATTAATATTTTATTAAATTTTTTATTAATACCAAAATATGGATGTATTGGTGCTGCTATTGCAACAATAATTTGCTTATTATTTGCAGTTTGCTTTCAATTTTATTATATAAATAAACAAATTAGATTAAGTATTTGTTTAAAAAATGGAATGATAAATTTGTTTAATTCGTTGATTATGGGTATTCTTATTGTGATAGTAACCTATGGGATGAATGCAACAATATTTACAACATTTTTTCAAGTTATATTGGGAATCGTGATATATATGTTGATTAGCTATTTGACTAAAGATGAAATGTTACTCTATATATTAGATGAAGGAAGGAAAATATTTTGGAAGAAGAAATAA
- a CDS encoding O-antigen polymerase, protein MYFKIKKNHLLIFCLSLIIIFILGILLIPNNQNEIYLNNYLIDFTYLLISYFILGFSILKNKYDFFSPTIIFSLLYLTMFFVTPMYDILCEEYLWFGVDLFKFGIKGSTIAFVGYLSFMIFNNLNVPSSKQNKINIKYEYYGKKIVVFIVSMYVVCFIANVYYLTRSNSILYIFTLGILGSGGFSVSDANLGAISMFSYALPSITLLYMEYGNNKFLKFVFFSAMFVLQVARGFRFFIIQIIIMFFSYYILKSGKKLKIRDLISIAICILIPTLLMTLFRNTIRSGSGMDLSIISLDVIKKAFDEALWDNFRIYKTYYGLIKAVPNLTNYLFGAQMIIYTMIMFIPRMLWKGKPSNPGTEAQRLGINQYAVDGGSAYPGLGEYYYDSGLFGVIMWSSILGWWLKKVYIKYRIKSESVIDLMIYSTILGIILQLVIRGYTPSNFWMIVFCMLPYWFIKRFFKKKVIERNE, encoded by the coding sequence ATGTATTTTAAAATAAAAAAAAATCATCTTTTGATATTTTGTTTATCTTTAATTATAATATTTATTTTAGGTATTCTTTTGATTCCAAATAATCAAAATGAAATATATTTAAATAATTATTTGATTGATTTCACATATTTATTAATATCATATTTTATTCTTGGATTTAGTATCTTGAAAAATAAATATGATTTTTTTTCACCGACCATTATTTTTTCGCTTTTATATCTTACTATGTTTTTTGTAACTCCGATGTATGATATTTTATGCGAAGAATACTTATGGTTTGGTGTGGATTTGTTTAAATTTGGAATTAAAGGATCTACTATAGCGTTTGTTGGTTATTTATCATTTATGATATTTAATAATTTAAACGTTCCATCATCTAAACAAAATAAAATAAATATAAAATATGAGTATTATGGAAAAAAAATAGTTGTGTTTATTGTATCAATGTATGTAGTTTGTTTTATTGCAAATGTTTATTATCTTACAAGAAGTAATAGTATTTTATATATATTTACTTTAGGTATATTAGGAAGTGGAGGATTTTCTGTTTCGGATGCAAATTTAGGAGCTATTTCAATGTTCTCATATGCTTTACCCTCAATAACATTATTATATATGGAGTATGGGAATAATAAATTTTTAAAATTTGTTTTTTTTAGTGCAATGTTTGTTTTACAAGTAGCAAGGGGATTTAGGTTTTTTATTATACAAATTATTATTATGTTTTTTTCATACTATATTTTAAAAAGTGGGAAAAAATTAAAAATTCGTGATTTGATATCAATAGCGATTTGTATTTTAATTCCGACATTATTAATGACTTTGTTTAGAAATACTATTAGAAGCGGAAGTGGGATGGATTTATCTATAATCTCACTTGATGTAATAAAAAAAGCTTTTGATGAAGCACTGTGGGATAATTTTCGTATATATAAAACTTACTATGGTTTAATTAAAGCAGTTCCTAATTTAACAAATTATTTATTTGGTGCACAAATGATTATTTATACAATGATAATGTTTATCCCAAGAATGCTTTGGAAAGGTAAACCAAGTAACCCTGGGACTGAAGCACAAAGGTTGGGAATTAATCAGTACGCAGTCGACGGAGGAAGTGCATATCCGGGTTTAGGAGAATATTATTATGATAGTGGATTATTTGGAGTAATAATGTGGTCTAGTATTTTAGGTTGGTGGCTAAAGAAAGTTTATATTAAATATCGAATAAAAAGTGAATCAGTAATTGATTTAATGATATATTCTACAATTTTAGGGATAATACTACAATTAGTAATTAGAGGTTATACTCCAAGTAATTTTTGGATGATTGTTTTTTGTATGTTACCATATTGGTTTATAAAACGATTTTTTAAGAAAAAGGTGATTGAAAGAAATGAATAA
- a CDS encoding glycosyltransferase family 4 protein: protein MRLVIYTNILTPYRKYFFDVLNEFCKERNIFFKVLVMSKTEPDRNWNYDDLKGDYTILLEGKTISVKGIYIHINKNLKNTIEGLRPTHVVCAGSYLCPGVYKLSKLKEKFNYIIYFWSESHLNEDKNNGFLKKNISCCIKNKIYKKFDGFWYAGEFSLDFIKKYAKDNFKKIYVPNLVDYHIFDYHLYNQNDKQKIKEEFDIKDDKILFICPARLTYVKGIDKFLDLISMSKYKKRISIIIPGEGELKEIIMEKAKQYDIDIKILGYLEQSVVAKLYSISDFFLMPSRSDANPLTCIEALWAGLPLIVSEHVGNHKEVIQQLVNGFVFSYSNTESIENIFKNIINWTDIQYKNAKNTSYQLAKNNYMTEDVIKRIYEEMKKD from the coding sequence ATGAGATTAGTTATATATACTAATATATTAACACCTTATAGAAAATATTTTTTTGATGTATTAAATGAATTTTGTAAAGAACGAAATATTTTCTTTAAGGTTTTAGTAATGTCAAAAACAGAACCAGATAGAAATTGGAATTATGATGATCTTAAAGGAGATTATACTATATTATTAGAGGGAAAAACTATTTCTGTAAAAGGTATTTATATTCATATTAATAAAAATTTAAAAAATACGATAGAAGGTTTGAGACCAACACATGTTGTTTGTGCAGGAAGTTATTTGTGTCCAGGAGTATATAAATTATCAAAACTTAAAGAAAAATTCAATTACATAATATATTTTTGGAGTGAGTCTCATTTGAATGAAGATAAAAACAATGGATTTTTAAAGAAAAATATTAGTTGTTGTATTAAAAATAAAATATATAAAAAGTTTGATGGCTTTTGGTATGCGGGAGAATTTTCTTTAGATTTTATAAAAAAATATGCTAAAGATAATTTTAAAAAAATTTATGTTCCTAATTTAGTTGATTATCATATATTCGATTATCATCTATATAATCAAAATGATAAACAAAAAATAAAAGAAGAATTTGATATAAAAGATGATAAAATTCTTTTTATTTGTCCTGCAAGATTAACTTATGTAAAGGGGATAGATAAATTTTTGGATTTAATTAGTATGTCTAAATATAAGAAAAGAATTTCTATTATAATTCCAGGAGAAGGAGAATTGAAAGAAATTATCATGGAAAAAGCTAAACAATATGATATAGATATTAAAATTCTAGGTTATTTAGAACAATCTGTTGTTGCTAAGTTATATTCTATTTCTGATTTCTTTTTAATGCCCTCAAGGTCGGATGCAAATCCTTTGACTTGTATTGAAGCGCTATGGGCAGGTTTGCCTTTAATTGTATCAGAACATGTTGGTAATCATAAGGAAGTAATTCAACAATTAGTTAATGGATTTGTTTTTAGTTATTCAAATACTGAAAGTATTGAAAATATTTTTAAAAATATTATTAATTGGACAGATATACAATATAAAAACGCTAAAAATACATCTTATCAATTAGCCAAAAATAACTATATGACAGAGGACGTGATAAAGAGAATTTATGAAGAAATGAAGAAAGATTAG
- a CDS encoding glycosyltransferase, with product MSRILFINSVCNGSTGTICKNLYKAAVEAGHECCIAYGRGEAPKGFKTIKIGNKLDIYLHVLKARLFDASGFGSKHATKEFIKKIDEFKPDIIHLHNIHGYYVNIEILFKYLKAHPEIKKIWTLHDCWAFTGHCAYYTYAKCDKWKTCCKGYCLNRNEYPKTIFSCVTRNYTNKKNIFSNVENMILVTPSKWLKNEVKKSCLKNYETVVIHNGVDTSVFKPTSSDIRQQYGVENKKIILGVASVWDKRKGLDIFIELSKQLDDDYQIVLIGLNSKQIKQLPSNIIGISRTESVQELVKWYSAAYVYFNPTLEDNYPTTNLEAISCGTPVVTFETGGSPESCLKTNIAFSSTYVDRIKNVDFRNLEYMIGDLDDMNKNYFKLYC from the coding sequence ATGTCTCGAATATTATTTATTAATTCGGTCTGTAATGGATCAACTGGAACAATTTGCAAAAACCTTTATAAAGCGGCTGTTGAAGCTGGACATGAATGCTGTATAGCATATGGGAGAGGAGAAGCACCAAAAGGATTTAAAACAATTAAAATAGGAAATAAATTAGACATCTATTTACATGTACTAAAAGCTAGATTATTTGATGCAAGTGGATTTGGTAGTAAGCATGCAACAAAAGAATTTATAAAAAAAATAGATGAATTTAAACCAGATATTATCCATTTACATAATATCCATGGATATTATGTAAATATTGAAATATTGTTTAAATATTTAAAAGCACATCCAGAAATAAAGAAGATATGGACACTACATGATTGTTGGGCATTTACTGGTCATTGTGCTTATTACACTTATGCCAAATGTGATAAATGGAAAACATGTTGTAAAGGATATTGTCTTAATAGAAATGAATATCCTAAAACGATTTTTTCATGTGTAACAAGGAATTATACAAATAAAAAAAATATATTTAGTAATGTAGAAAATATGATTTTAGTAACACCAAGTAAATGGCTAAAAAATGAAGTGAAAAAATCATGTTTAAAAAATTATGAAACAGTAGTAATACATAATGGTGTAGATACAAGTGTTTTTAAACCAACTTCATCAGATATTAGACAACAATATGGAGTAGAAAATAAAAAAATAATATTGGGTGTAGCTTCCGTATGGGATAAAAGAAAAGGTTTAGATATCTTTATTGAATTATCAAAACAATTAGATGATGATTATCAAATTGTTTTGATTGGTTTAAATTCGAAACAAATCAAACAATTACCATCAAATATTATTGGTATATCACGTACAGAGAGTGTTCAAGAATTAGTTAAATGGTATAGTGCTGCGTATGTTTATTTTAACCCTACACTTGAAGATAATTACCCCACAACAAATTTAGAAGCTATTAGTTGTGGAACACCTGTAGTTACATTTGAAACAGGAGGAAGTCCCGAGAGTTGTCTTAAAACAAATATTGCTTTTAGTAGTACTTATGTTGATAGAATAAAAAATGTAGATTTTAGAAATTTGGAATATATGATAGGTGATCTTGATGATATGAATAAAAATTATTTTAAGCTTTATTGCTGA
- a CDS encoding nucleoside-diphosphate sugar epimerase/dehydratase gives MTQFKNKTLLITGGTGSFGNAVLNRFLETDIKEIRVFSRDELKQDNMRHEYQAKYPDVFHKLKFYIGDVRDINSIKNAMHGVDYVYHAAALKQVPSCEFFPIEAVKTNVLGTENVLTAAIECGVKRVVCLSTDKAAYPVNAMGTSKAMMEKVIVAKSRTVDPDKTAIMCTRYGNVLASRGSVVPLFINQIKEGNDLTVTDPTMTRFVMTLEEAVDLVLFAFENGESGDIFVQKAPACTIEVLAKAVKGLFNVDNEIKVIGIRHGEKMYETLLTDEECANAIDLGNFYRVPADKRDLNYDKYFFEGIARTNLQQFNSHNTKLMTLEEVKEKLMEVKLVRDELSEWENR, from the coding sequence ATGACGCAATTCAAAAATAAAACATTACTGATTACCGGAGGAACTGGTTCCTTTGGTAATGCAGTATTAAACAGATTTCTAGAAACTGATATCAAAGAAATCAGAGTGTTTTCTAGAGACGAATTAAAACAGGATAATATGAGACATGAATATCAGGCTAAATATCCTGATGTTTTTCATAAACTTAAGTTTTATATCGGTGATGTCCGTGATATAAACAGTATCAAAAATGCTATGCATGGTGTTGATTATGTTTATCATGCAGCCGCTTTAAAACAGGTACCATCCTGTGAGTTCTTTCCAATTGAAGCTGTTAAAACAAACGTTTTGGGAACAGAAAATGTTTTAACAGCAGCAATTGAATGTGGTGTTAAAAGGGTAGTATGTTTAAGTACCGATAAAGCAGCTTATCCTGTAAATGCAATGGGAACAAGTAAAGCGATGATGGAAAAAGTAATCGTTGCTAAGTCTAGAACAGTAGATCCAGATAAAACAGCAATCATGTGTACAAGATATGGAAATGTATTAGCATCAAGAGGTAGTGTAGTACCTCTTTTTATTAACCAGATAAAAGAAGGAAATGATCTAACTGTAACCGATCCAACGATGACAAGATTTGTTATGACATTAGAAGAAGCAGTAGATTTAGTATTATTTGCTTTTGAAAATGGTGAAAGTGGAGATATCTTTGTTCAAAAAGCACCTGCTTGTACGATTGAAGTACTAGCTAAAGCCGTTAAAGGATTATTTAATGTTGATAATGAAATAAAAGTAATTGGTATTAGACATGGTGAAAAGATGTATGAAACATTACTTACTGATGAAGAATGTGCCAATGCAATTGACTTAGGAAACTTCTATCGAGTACCAGCGGATAAAAGAGATTTAAATTATGACAAGTATTTCTTTGAAGGGATAGCAAGAACTAATTTACAACAATTTAATTCACATAATACTAAATTAATGACTTTAGAAGAAGTAAAAGAAAAATTAATGGAAGTCAAGTTAGTAAGAGATGAATTGAGTGAATGGGAGAATAGATAA
- a CDS encoding glycosyltransferase family 4 protein, producing the protein MKILVISQYYYPEPFKIHEICEELVKRGNEVTVITGRPNYPDGDLIDGYPMSQNLNGVQIIRANIVLRGHNPVSLILNYLSYPKFAKKEIKKLDKRYDIVFVYQLSPVLMIKPALYYKKLFGKKVYVYCLDLWPESLKALKLHENNPIYRIMLKISNNLYRKCDFISVTSPAFLEYLEEINGVNKDKLDVIYQHGEKMFLNVKPYVKQSKLNIVFAGNIGKVQDFDCLVKAISLLSDEHRSKIKITIIGSGSYLEELKNKVKENQFEEVFVFTGRKKVEELKEYYNDASVFLLSLEKGSTVGKTIPSKLQTYMSAGRGIIGSIDGATADIIKNARAGKVCSAGDYTALSKIIIELLNNEKKLVEYAVNSRKYFLENFTIEKYVNQISNKMEELV; encoded by the coding sequence ATGAAAATACTAGTTATTTCACAATATTATTATCCTGAACCATTTAAGATTCATGAAATTTGTGAAGAATTGGTAAAAAGAGGTAATGAAGTAACTGTAATAACTGGGAGACCTAATTATCCTGATGGTGATTTAATTGATGGTTATCCAATGTCACAAAACTTAAATGGTGTACAAATAATTCGAGCTAATATAGTACTTCGTGGACATAATCCTGTTTCATTAATTTTGAATTATTTAAGTTATCCAAAATTTGCAAAAAAAGAAATAAAAAAATTAGACAAAAGATACGATATTGTATTTGTTTATCAATTATCGCCTGTTTTAATGATTAAACCAGCATTATATTATAAAAAGTTGTTTGGAAAAAAAGTTTATGTATACTGTCTAGATTTATGGCCTGAGTCTTTAAAAGCATTAAAATTACATGAAAATAATCCAATCTATCGCATTATGTTAAAAATTTCTAATAATCTTTATAGAAAATGTGATTTCATTAGTGTTACTTCACCTGCATTTTTAGAGTATTTAGAAGAAATAAATGGTGTGAATAAGGATAAGTTAGATGTTATTTATCAACATGGTGAAAAAATGTTTTTAAATGTTAAGCCATATGTTAAACAAAGTAAGTTAAATATTGTTTTTGCTGGAAATATTGGTAAAGTACAAGATTTTGATTGCTTAGTAAAGGCAATTAGTCTCTTATCTGATGAACATAGAAGTAAGATAAAAATTACAATTATTGGCAGTGGTTCATATTTAGAAGAATTGAAAAATAAAGTTAAAGAAAATCAATTTGAAGAAGTATTTGTTTTTACAGGTAGAAAAAAAGTAGAGGAATTAAAAGAATATTACAATGATGCTTCTGTTTTTTTATTATCGCTTGAAAAAGGGAGTACTGTTGGCAAAACGATTCCTTCTAAATTGCAGACATATATGTCGGCTGGAAGAGGGATAATTGGGAGTATTGATGGTGCAACTGCTGATATTATAAAAAATGCTAGAGCAGGAAAAGTTTGTAGTGCTGGAGATTATACTGCCTTATCAAAAATAATAATTGAATTATTAAATAATGAAAAGAAATTAGTGGAGTATGCAGTTAATAGTCGTAAATATTTTTTGGAAAATTTCACAATAGAAAAGTATGTAAATCAAATATCTAATAAAATGGAGGAACTAGTATGA